In Salvelinus sp. IW2-2015 linkage group LG8, ASM291031v2, whole genome shotgun sequence, the sequence ACAATCTTAAGTATCTTTCTTACTCCTTTCAATCTCTCTCATAATGACATTTTATGTACAATATTGGTATATAGAACATAAATTAGTACccacattttttccccctattCACAATCAACCTTCAGCAAACCCGAAGCAAatttaaagtaaaataaaaaaatWAATCAGAGGACAATACAACAACGCAATAAACAGCTTTGAAACAATGTCTTATCATATAAATGTATATACTTTCTTTGCTCCCAAGACTCGTTTGAGTGTAACCTGAAAAATAAAATGAACCGTTAAAAATCCTCGTCTTCGCCTTTTTATCAGTCAATGAGGGTCGGAGGAGTGAAGTCTGTcgaaaaaaactaaaaagatgGGCACACGATTCCCCGACATCTTGTTCATGTGTAAACAGAGCACCAGTAGTGTCTTGGTTCCATGTCTCATCTGTACAAAAGTATAAATATATGCTTTTTCTCAAATCTTTCACATATCTAGGATGTATAGSGGACAAAAAAGGTTGTTTTTGATCTAAACCCGCCAGTGGTGCAGTATCTGTGCTGGGGTTTGTTGTTTGCTGGCTTGTGTGGACTTCTGATCTGGTGTGTTTGCTTGGTGTTGGGATTGATCGTCTCTGCATAAATAGTACGTTGCACAGTTCTGGGCCACTGGGCCAAAACAACCGTTCTGTCCGACTACAGCAAATCCATTTTGGGTCTGTAATGCAGCAGGAGGGGGGATTTCTGGAatgcaaacaaaacaaatgacAAATAAAGACTAACTGACTGAAAACAATACAGCTGGAAAAATGTCCTTCTaaacacagacagagatggaTAGGCYACTACTTTGATTATATCCTTATCAKAGCCTCTAGTATAAAACATCGGGGTTTAAAATGACAAGCTCTGATCGTAACGTTCCATTCCTTTAATCTCTGGGTTTTATGTCACCATAGCACATCATGAGAGAAAAGGTCTCTAAATAGTTCTGGAGAGCAAGCTGTTCTCTCCACCGAGACTTGTGTGTGCACAGCTTATCAGCATGCAACTCTGTGGATGATCTGTGCAGAAAACATAGATTCAACACAACCTGAAAAGAAATATTTTAGTAGACTTATTCTTCCCCATTCTCTTTTATAARTATTACCTTAAATCTCCATCTTGTCACGACAACAAATTTCAAAGTGTGGTCCTTTCCCAAGATTTCCTCATTGCATAAAATGTCCAGCTGTGAATGGGAGATATAAGAATGMTGCATTTATTAACATTTCACTGGAAGGGAAATCCGCTGCACTGCATATAGAGAATAAATACCTTTAACCTTAGGGGTGTGTAATGCATGTGCCGTAACACCCACACGGTCAGAAACATGCACCGCTTtgataatattttatatattgtcCTTCTGATTCAGACTTGAGGTCTCTCTGTGCCGTCAAAATATCTACATTTCTTTGAGAGGAAACAAAGACGGAAAAGTATATTTGACGGTGGGCCCTTAGCACCTTGCGCATGGGGGGCTTTTGGAAAAGCACAAAACCTTATTTGTAGCCAATAGAATCAAAGACTTCCTCGCCAATCCACTCCTCCTCCGTGGATTAAACATTGATATTCTGTGAGGCGGCTGCCCGCATCTGCATTCGGCCAATCAATACTCTCCCCAACACAGACACTGAGGGGCtgagggggaaaggggagagaggaggagaggaagccagTGTGAAGCAGCACTGCCACAGCAGCACCTACTGGTAGCTGGCTCTTGCTTCTAACTGAGAAACATTGCTTTTGCCTTGATGTTATTTTACCTTGGTAACAGAGTAAAACCGTCTTGCCACAGCAAGAGTTACAGCAATAATAGACAACATGTATTAGAGTATTTATTCAATTATTGATATTGACATTAATGACATAAAWAATKGACACAATATCCAAAGATGTagttctccctctccccatgcgTACATGTGTTTGGGKGCTGAGGGACATGGCAACAAGTTTGAAAACGAATAAAAAATGATGAAACACATGGTGTGGGTGATGCAACGCATTTAGCTCATGTGGTCTGCTGAAATATCAAGATGGATGCCCCAATTATCCTATAGATATAAATATAACCCACGGGAAAGCGACGCGCTGTGCTTTGACACAGCAGGGACTGTTGACGTACACCTGTATGTTTAGTGttgaaaatagattttgaatgaaGAACGGCTCTTGATATTCAACAGACAACAACAGAGCAGCTGACAGCTGTATTGCGTCACGGACGTTGGTGATGGAAACGTGTACGCTTTgaagacatcacacacacacacacacacacacacacacacacacacacacacacacacacacacacacacacacacacacacacacacacacacacacacacacacacacacacacacacacacacacacacacacacacacacacacacacacacacacacacacacacacacacacacacacacacacacacacacacatcttcaagACAGACAGATACGAGCGAGATAAAAGGCAAATTGAACACCGGCCTAAAAGTTATGTCACATCTCCCGCATACAGTTGTGACAGGCGACTCACAATGACATGACAGAAAGCAAATTATATTACAAGGGCATATTTTCCCCAGAACATATGGTGGATGGCAAAAGCTTTGTGGAGAATAATGACAGCGGAGAAAGAGGCttggatagtgtatgtgatgaggCAAACAAATGCACTGCCTTGAGAGAACCAAGAATGCCTTGTTAAAATGGATMATCTTTCAGTTTAAAGTGCATGGGAAGGGTTAAAGAGACAGCTAGTCAAAACCACATCTTGGGGCCTCCTTGAAAAGAGGTCCTTCATCACTGGACAAGCTCAAATTCGCCTAAGTGCAGGAAAATCCCCCCCTTGCCTTAAAGTGGGTTAGCCATACCTCATTGAACGATGTCAGGTTAAGCTTTTTGGCGATGAACTTCTTGAGGTGAAGGACCGTGGCTTGCGCCGAGCAGCGGATCCACTTGCGCTTCAGGCCACGGAGCTTGCTGCTGTTGCACTCCAAACAGATGCTGACCTGCAGGAGGGAAGACAAATGAACACGCATTTAAAAAATGACTGAGGTGGCACTTGAATTTTCCTTCCAGGCTTCTCAGTACTGTCATGAAGGCAGACCAGATKAACTATCCTAAACTATCATGTGCTGCAAAATACTGTACATGAAAGTGATATCAACCACTTCATTGAAAATACCATTCCACATGAGACTTGCTGTCTTCCATGGTGACTGTGTGCCATGGCATTGTCTCAAGAAGCCAGGAGATGGAGAGTGGCACACTTTTGGAGCATGGCAAACGAAGACCGTACCGCAGGTGGCTTGGCAAGTCTGTGCCTGAAGGAGTCACGTTGCATTACCAGCATCAGGCCTCTCCCTCTGactggcacacagacagacaaagtgCCCTGGTAAAGTGGCTTATACTGCCATTTTCAGGTGATTTCTGGAGACCCAGGGAGGGATTAATAGAAACAGATGGTATTAGCAACCCCTATCTTTTTCCCGAAAACATCAACAGAGCCAGTAAAAATAAGAGCCTCCAGAGTTATGCTCAAATGTGGAAAATCATCTGCGAATAAATACTCAATGGCAATGGAACCTATCGAAAGCAAAGACTGCTGTAAAGTGTAAAGACCGCTGTAAAGTGTAAAGACTGCTGTAAAGTGTAAATGGATGGTTTTCAATGGAACGAGCAATGAGAGAGACATTATGATGCAAATAAAAGCTTTCCATTGAGAGAGTGAGGCACTGAGAGTTAATGGTAGTTCGGCAGCAGTCTTCGGGGCCGGTACATTAGTGGAATCATTAGGGAACTGCCGAGCTGGTATGACTCGGAGCAAATTCACAGATATGACTAATGCAATAGCGTAAGGCATTGAGTAAATGAAGGTCTTTCGAGCACCACCCCTTTTCACTCTTTTTGAGCTTTGTAGCGAATAGCAGGTATCGATTACTTAAGAACAAAAAATGGCTTGATAGATTCAATGGCTTAGGGAGATKATTaaatatgttacatttatattcCAGTGaaacagttacagttgaagtcggaagtttacatacaccttagccaaatacatttaaattcagtttttcacaattcctggcatttaatcctagtaaaaattccctgttttagttcagttaggatcacctctttattttaataatgtgaaacgtcagaataatagtagagagaataatttatttcagcttttatttcgttcatcacattcctagtgggtcagaagtttacatacactcaattagtatatggtagcattgcctttaaattgttaaatttgggtcaaacgtttggggtagccttccacaagcttcccacaataagttgggtgaattctgacCCATTCCTCCYgacagagctggtgtaactgagtcagctttttctgttctgcctacaaatgttctatgggattgaggtcatggatttgtgatggccactccaataccttgactttgttgtccttaagccattttgccacaacttttgaagtatgcttggggtcattgtccatttggaagaccaaccAGAGCATGCAGGTTAGAAGCacggttgaagtcggagtttaacatacacttaggttggaatcattaaacctcacaaatttcttgttaacaaactatagttttggcaagtgcggttaggacatctactttgtgcataccacaagttatttttccaacattgtttacagacatcatgggaaaatcaaaagaaatcaggccaagacctcagtaaaaaaattgtagaccccaacaagtctggttcatccttgggagaaatttccaacacctgaaggtaccacgtcatctgtacaacaatagtatgcaaataGCACACATagtgaccacgcagccgtcatacccactcaggaaggagacacgttctgttctAGAGATAGACGTACTtatgatgcgaaaagtgcaatcatcgcagaataacagcaaagggcTTGTgaagtgctggaggaaacaggtacaaaggtatctatatccacagaaaaaaccgagtcctatatcgacataactgaNNNNNNNNNNNNNNNNNNNNNNNNNNNNNNNNNNNNNNNNNNNNNNNNNNNNNNNNNNNNNNNNNNNNNNNNNNNNNNNNNNNNNNNNNNNNNNNNNNNNNNNNNNNNNNNNNNNNNNNNNNNNNNNNNNNNNNNNNNNNNNNNNNNNNNNNNNNNNNNNNNNNNNNNNNNNNNNNNNNNNNNNNNNNNNNNNNNNNNNNNNNNNNNNNNNNNNNNNNNNNNNNNNNNNNNNNNNNNNNNNNNNNNNNNNNNNNNNNNNNNNNNNNNNNNNNNNNNNNNNNNNNNNNNNNNNNNNNNNNNNNNNNNNNNNNNNNNNNNNNNNNNNNNNNNNNNNNNNNNNNNNNNNNNNNNNNNNNNNNNNNNNNNNNNNNNNNNNNNNNNNNNNNNNNNNNNNNNNNNNNNNNNNNNgggttttaggctgggtttctgtacagcacttcgagatattagctgatgtacgaagggctatataaaataaacttgacttgatttgatttgaactgtatGTCCATATTTAGCATCCCAAAATCAC encodes:
- the LOC111967536 gene encoding polycomb group RING finger protein 3 isoform X1, which encodes MQDIVYKLVPGLQEAEIKKQRDFYQKLGMEVPGDIKGELCSMKQHLDPHRNGEVKTEDTANKETGEEKPEEENDYHRSDEQVSICLECNSSKLRGLKRKWIRCSAQATVLHLKKFIAKKLNLTSFNELDILCNEEILGKDHTLKFVVVTRWRFKKSPLLLHYRPKMDLL
- the LOC111967536 gene encoding polycomb group RING finger protein 3 isoform X2, which codes for MEVPGDIKGELCSMKQHLDPHRNGEVKTEDTANKETGEEKPEEENDYHRSDEQVSICLECNSSKLRGLKRKWIRCSAQATVLHLKKFIAKKLNLTSFNELDILCNEEILGKDHTLKFVVVTRWRFKKSPLLLHYRPKMDLL